A genome region from Brassica oleracea var. oleracea cultivar TO1000 chromosome C2, BOL, whole genome shotgun sequence includes the following:
- the LOC106320889 gene encoding defensin-like protein 292, translating to MASRALSIMLISLVLSCVPIWLEANVPTIEGYKDHIRTCGSTDECEGIWCKQGRLGECLKWTCDLDEDCRKLVRCDRTPGPYCMEGMCTC from the exons ATGGCATCAAGAGCCCTATCAATTATGCTCATCTCCCTTGTCCTCTCTT GCGTCCCCATATGGCTTGAAGCAAATGTTCCAACCATAGAGGGTTATAAGGACCACATACGAACATGTGGATCCACCGATGAATGCGAAGGCATATGGTGTAAACAAGGAAGATTAGGAGAGTGCTTAAAATGGACTTGTGATTTAGATGAAGATTGTAGGAAGCTTGTTCGTTGCGACAGAACTCCAGGACCTTATTGTATGGAAGGAATGTGTACTTGTTAA